From a region of the Candidatus Omnitrophota bacterium genome:
- the gatA gene encoding Asp-tRNA(Asn)/Glu-tRNA(Gln) amidotransferase subunit GatA has translation MSVKENISSCIVKIKSDRTNSFIEIFEKRALRKAEGIDSRLASGDRNLPLAGEPVAIKDNMVIKGEAAGCASRILEGFVSPYDAEVVTRLENAGAVIVGRTNMDEFAMGSSTETSVFGPTRNPVDMERVPGGSSGGSAAAVASGLVPYSLGSDTGGSIRQPASFCGICGMKPTYGAVSRYGLIAFASSLDQIGPFAKDMDGIEKIFNIIAGKDEKDETSREIEKLSGKKGKLVCGIPKEFSGSSPGVKEVFDKAVKKLSRDFEIIDVSLPSTEYAVSIYYIIAPSEASSNLSRFDGIRYGFRAESEDLIDGYFKTRGQGFGDEVKRRIMLGAFALSSGYYDAYYMKALKIRRLIKNEFDSAFQKADVIISPTSPRTAFKLGEITDPLSLYLQDAYTIPANMAGLPAVSIPCGKDPAGLPVGFQIMAPRARDIFLIETAKQIEAVFSNE, from the coding sequence ATGAGCGTAAAAGAAAATATCTCATCCTGCATAGTGAAGATAAAGAGCGACAGGACAAACAGCTTTATAGAAATTTTTGAGAAGAGGGCTCTCAGGAAAGCTGAAGGAATTGACAGCCGTCTTGCGTCGGGCGACAGGAATCTCCCTCTGGCGGGTGAGCCAGTGGCTATAAAAGACAATATGGTCATAAAGGGCGAGGCGGCCGGCTGCGCGTCCCGGATACTTGAGGGCTTTGTTTCGCCCTACGACGCTGAAGTTGTGACAAGACTGGAGAACGCCGGCGCTGTGATCGTGGGAAGAACGAATATGGACGAGTTCGCCATGGGCTCTTCAACAGAAACATCCGTCTTTGGCCCTACGAGAAATCCTGTTGATATGGAAAGAGTGCCGGGGGGTTCATCCGGCGGCTCCGCCGCGGCGGTCGCCTCGGGGCTGGTTCCTTATTCTCTGGGCTCCGATACGGGAGGCTCCATAAGACAGCCCGCGTCATTTTGCGGCATCTGCGGCATGAAGCCGACCTACGGGGCGGTGTCGCGTTACGGGCTGATAGCTTTTGCCTCGTCGCTGGACCAGATAGGGCCTTTCGCGAAGGATATGGACGGCATTGAAAAAATATTCAATATCATAGCCGGCAAGGATGAAAAAGATGAGACTTCCCGCGAGATAGAAAAACTTTCCGGGAAAAAAGGGAAACTTGTCTGCGGCATACCCAAAGAATTTTCAGGAAGCAGCCCTGGAGTGAAAGAGGTGTTTGATAAAGCGGTTAAGAAACTCAGCCGGGATTTTGAGATAATAGATGTTTCATTGCCCTCAACGGAATACGCGGTTTCGATATATTACATAATCGCGCCCTCGGAAGCGTCGTCCAACCTTTCCCGTTTTGACGGCATAAGATACGGTTTCAGAGCGGAATCAGAAGATCTCATAGACGGATATTTCAAAACAAGGGGGCAGGGTTTCGGCGATGAGGTCAAGAGAAGGATAATGCTGGGCGCTTTCGCGCTCTCGTCGGGTTATTACGACGCTTATTATATGAAAGCGCTCAAAATAAGGCGCCTCATAAAGAATGAGTTCGACAGCGCTTTTCAAAAAGCCGATGTCATAATCAGCCCCACCTCGCCGAGGACGGCTTTCAAACTGGGCGAAATAACGGATCCTCTTTCCCTCTATCTTCAGGATGCTTACACAATCCCGGCGAACATGGCGGGGCTGCCTGCCGTATCCATCCCCTGCGGAAAAGATCCCGCGGGCCTGCCGGTGGGTTTTCAGATAATGGCTCCGAGGGCAAGGGATATTTTCCTCATAGAAACGGCTAAACAAATTGAGGCGGTGTTTTCAAATGAGTGA
- the gatC gene encoding Asp-tRNA(Asn)/Glu-tRNA(Gln) amidotransferase subunit GatC produces the protein MNIDEIKKIAALARIEIPEERLEDFAGEFNKILEYFKKLDSAPTEGVEPFRFEEENVWRSDLPSSDSDARERILKNAPERQDDFFKVRKVIE, from the coding sequence ATGAATATAGACGAGATCAAAAAAATAGCGGCGCTCGCCAGAATAGAAATCCCGGAGGAGCGCCTGGAAGATTTTGCCGGTGAATTCAACAAGATACTGGAATATTTTAAAAAACTTGACAGCGCTCCGACCGAAGGAGTTGAGCCTTTTCGTTTTGAAGAGGAAAATGTCTGGCGGAGCGATCTCCCGTCTTCTGACAGCGACGCCAGAGAAAGAATACTCAAGAATGCCCCGGAGAGGCAGGATGACTTTTTCAAGGTCAGGAAGGTTATAGAATGA
- a CDS encoding pantoate--beta-alanine ligase codes for MIRAVSPKDAARICDFKRRKGKTLGLVPTMGALHEGHVKLIRECRKQCSFLVVSIFVNPAQFGPGEDLASYPADLKKDMRICRENGVDMVFTPGAADMYPADFETFVEPGRLAAHLCGLKRPGHFRGVATVVLKLFNIIRPDIAVFGKKDYQQLAVIKKMARDLDLTLKIRGVETVRTKSGLAVSSRNRYLSGGELERAALLRKSLQEGRLMASRGSSADAIKRKIRAMLKAAGGRIDYVSVCDRESLEDVREVRGKALIALAVKIGPARLIDNIEIEGPGSAKK; via the coding sequence GTGATAAGGGCCGTTTCGCCGAAAGACGCCGCGCGTATCTGCGATTTTAAGCGCCGGAAAGGAAAAACGCTGGGCCTTGTCCCGACGATGGGCGCACTGCACGAGGGGCATGTCAAACTCATCAGGGAATGCCGGAAGCAGTGCTCTTTTCTGGTTGTGAGCATATTCGTCAATCCCGCTCAGTTCGGCCCGGGAGAGGATCTCGCGAGTTATCCGGCGGATTTGAAAAAAGATATGAGGATCTGCCGCGAGAACGGCGTTGATATGGTTTTTACCCCGGGGGCTGCGGATATGTATCCGGCGGATTTTGAGACTTTCGTGGAACCGGGAAGACTTGCCGCGCATCTGTGCGGGCTCAAAAGGCCGGGCCATTTCCGGGGCGTGGCGACGGTGGTCCTGAAACTTTTTAATATTATAAGGCCGGACATAGCCGTGTTCGGGAAAAAGGACTATCAGCAGCTTGCGGTGATAAAAAAAATGGCGCGGGATCTGGATCTCACTCTGAAGATCAGGGGCGTTGAGACCGTCAGGACGAAGAGCGGCCTCGCCGTCAGCTCCAGAAACCGCTATCTTTCCGGCGGGGAACTTGAACGCGCGGCTCTTTTAAGAAAGTCCCTGCAAGAGGGGCGCCTCATGGCCTCGCGCGGTTCGTCGGCCGATGCCATCAAAAGAAAAATAAGGGCAATGCTCAAAGCCGCCGGCGGCAGAATAGATTATGTCTCTGTCTGCGACAGGGAATCGCTTGAGGATGTGAGGGAAGTGCGGGGAAAGGCCCTGATAGCTCTTGCCGTGAAGATCGGGCCCGCGCGGCTTATAGATAACATTGAGATAGAGGGGCCCGGCTCGGCGAAAAAATGA
- the folK gene encoding 2-amino-4-hydroxy-6-hydroxymethyldihydropteridine diphosphokinase gives MEEKNVKEVALSLGSNVGDSYQTLLSSLKDLSRFVDDMKVSSFYRTDPMDMKYQPDFINLAVAGKTSISPDALLKKVNSVEKKYGRARAIKYGPRTLDIDIILYGSEIVKRDDLVIPHPEFRKRLFVIEPLAEIAPEMKDPVDGKEVHEILKEARAHFSDRIEKL, from the coding sequence ATGGAAGAAAAAAATGTAAAAGAGGTAGCGCTGTCTCTCGGAAGCAATGTGGGCGATTCGTATCAGACGCTCCTGAGCAGCCTCAAGGACCTGAGCCGTTTCGTTGACGACATGAAGGTGTCAAGTTTTTACAGGACGGATCCGATGGATATGAAGTATCAGCCGGATTTTATCAATCTGGCGGTTGCCGGAAAAACGAGCATATCGCCGGATGCACTGCTCAAAAAAGTGAACAGCGTGGAGAAAAAATACGGCCGGGCCCGGGCGATAAAATACGGCCCCCGGACGCTGGATATAGACATAATCCTTTACGGTTCCGAGATAGTGAAGAGGGATGATCTCGTCATTCCCCATCCTGAATTCCGCAAACGGCTTTTTGTGATAGAGCCTCTCGCCGAGATAGCGCCGGAGATGAAAGACCCTGTTGACGGAAAAGAGGTGCACGAGATACTGAAGGAAGCCCGCGCGCACTTCAGCGACAGGATCGAGAAATTGTGA